From the genome of Candidatus Stygibacter australis, one region includes:
- a CDS encoding MBL fold metallo-hydrolase yields MDLKRFNILPEFGTNTYLVWDKDSREAILIDPGAASQDIINYVNTNSLNMTAIVNTHGHVDHIGGNKYFHEKWDVPIFIHSADAMKLIDPRQNLSSYMDEEIISPAADRLLESGDKIRLGKKELEVIHTPGHTAGGICLLYDFLLFAGDTLFKGSIGRTDFPDGDFETLKHSIKTRIYVLADQTMVFPGHMEATRVGIEKRENPFVRAEG; encoded by the coding sequence ATGGACTTAAAAAGATTTAATATACTACCGGAATTTGGCACAAATACGTATCTGGTGTGGGATAAAGACAGCCGCGAAGCGATCTTGATCGATCCCGGGGCAGCATCTCAAGATATTATCAACTATGTGAATACTAATAGTTTGAATATGACAGCAATCGTGAATACTCACGGGCATGTTGACCATATTGGAGGGAATAAGTATTTTCATGAGAAATGGGATGTACCTATATTTATCCACTCTGCTGATGCCATGAAACTAATTGACCCAAGACAGAATCTAAGCAGTTATATGGATGAGGAAATTATCTCACCTGCTGCTGATAGGCTGCTGGAATCTGGTGATAAGATCAGGTTAGGAAAAAAGGAACTGGAAGTGATCCACACACCAGGTCATACGGCTGGGGGGATTTGCTTATTATATGATTTTCTGCTGTTTGCCGGTGACACCTTATTTAAGGGAAGTATTGGCAGAACAGATTTTCCTGATGGAGATTTTGAAACTCTTAAGCATTCAATAAAAACCAGGATATATGTATTAGCTGATCAGACAATGGTCTTTCCAGGTCACATGGAAGCAACCCGGGTAGGTATTGAAAAAAGAGAGAATCCTTTCGTGAGAGCGGAGGGATAG